The genomic segment GTGGTATTTTTCTGCATCAGTGTTTGTAGCATTTTGTACAGTTACAACCTGCTACAGCAATAAAGGCACAGCTTGGTACAATTGTAAATCTTTTCCTCTATAAAGACATGAGTCAATTAAGAAGCATAATTTGGTGTGTTCTACACGATCCTTAAACTAGAGCCattgtattttctttaatttttaaatgtatctCACATTTCTTACTTGCATCTAATTCATAAAATGCATTTTGAAGGGTGGATTGATCCTTCTGCTGGCTTGCTGTTTTCTCTGCCCTTGATTAGAGCATTTCTTTTATAAGTGATCATGATATCTCTGCCTAGTggtaaaaatcattaaaaaaatgaaaggcgCTAGGTAACAAAACATGGCATTCTCCAAGTCTAAGCTATCATTTGGAAGATTACTATTTCAACATTTCTTTAATATTATTCTCTTGCTGTAGTACATGGTACCTCCTCCTTTATAGAAACTCAGAATCATCTCCTTAATAAGATGTTAGACCTGAGCATTACATTATACAGTTCCTGCAAAGGTGCTATAGGGAGTTGCTGGGACAATTGTTACAGTGACTCTGAAAGCAGTTTGCCTTGTTAATATTTAAACCACTAAGTgtaaaaggaagaatgaaaatagTGCCCATCCATCTGTATTCACTCCAATTATTTAAGCCAGGGTGAGCCAACTGTGGCCCAGACCCCTTCACAGGACCCTGGTGTGACCCTTCCCCAGATACCAGGGTGTTTTATCAGACACTCTTACCTCCCTCAACCCCAAGCACATCTAGGCCCCAAAACTGCAAATTGCAcagtatttcattatttattctaATAAACTATATGATGTGTATATATGCATGTTTTAGACCttaaaaggcattttttaaaagagggagttatctagaagcagaaaaaaactttttttcttttttttatttcttttcttcttcttttttcttttttcttttttttttagaattcagGGAGCAGTGGTATCTGAGGGACATGTTGTCCCCCAAGGCCCTGAGGAGAGCAAAATTGGTCTTGAGGCCTTCAGAAATTGCTCATTCCTGGTTTAAGAACTGAATTCCTTGGCCCTCTGAGCCTGAAATCTGTACATACAGATACATATGGATGTGAATGATCTTCTACCATGTCCATTCTATGTAGTGTTGACTGTGATTGTCCTGCTATCATGGAAGCCTAGAAAACCTAAGATGAAGGAAGGAGGGCATAGGCCAGTATCTTACTGTCAACACATTAGTTCAGTTTTGAGGTTGATCACACAATGGGTTGCTCAACAGGAAGCTAGCTGGAGTTGGGGACTTACATAATTTCCTTTGAATTCCATGTTTAGGTAATAGGATGTTGGGCAGATTATTTGTCCatacaacctttttttttttttttttttttttttttgcttgacagtTGTTTCTGCATTCAGGCAGAAGCTCTTTCCATCAGCTGCTACCTTTGACAAAAGATGCTAGAAATAGAGCAAGGACTGTCTGTGTGCAAAAAGTATATGCTCTTTCTTCTGATTTAGTAGTGGTGGACAGCTGCTGCTGAAGGTATTGCCCTCCCATTAGCACATCAGTGAGTGCACAATGTCTGCTGCACACATTTCCCTAAGACTTGGAAGGCCACCGTTATTCCTGTATCCTTAACTACTTTACCCAAAACATTTTTGGAAGTATAAAAGGCTACTTGCATCCTCTGCAGGGCATGGGGTACAATTTCACCATGCTTTGTTTCCACAGACCTGTTGTGGGTGGgggtgctttttttttcaaagcccaAAGTGCTCACAAAGTCCTCCCACAGGGCTTGACAAAaaattttgaattattatttttttaagtgctgAAGGATGTGGGGCCAAAGGGACAGAATTTTTTTCCACCTCTGCATTAGAAATACCCTTCAATGTCTTTCTGAAGTAGAGTGCCACATGTGCAAGACCAAAAGATAACAAAAATCCTAAACCATCTAATTCCTTACCAAACTTACCTGTGGTGCTAGAGAACCAGGAGCTATTACCTTTACGGGATTCGTGTGGGTTCCCCCCATTACTGTTGCACTTGCGTGACCAGATCCAGTGGTCTAAGATGTGTTGAGCCTGATTCCACAAGCAGTTTGACAACTACAGCTGAAAGATCTATGTGAAAACATTCCAAGCTACATCACACAGATAGATTGAAAACAGGGTGACGTTCAACCAATGGACAATGTTGTCTATATAGGCAAGTGCCATTAATTCAGAGGATATCAAAACGAACTCCAAATCTTCCACTAAATAACAAAAGATATACTAGTAGAAAGCTAGGATGGTAAGGATGTTTTCGTTTCTATTTGTGCCATTCTTATacatgcttgatttttttttacctcttccAAAGGGGCAATGGGTATAAATTCACCATTGGATTTCTCGGCAACTAACATTTTAATGAGTTTGTGATGTAGGTGACCATAGCAGACTGTTGATTAACTTGTTAGACCAATATCCATATTAAAAGTAGGCTTATcactgacttaaaaaaaaatacacatttgccAATCTCACAGCTACAACATGGATCTAGTTTGAAAGGCATATTCAGGAGTCAGTATTTTAAAACACTTCTCATACTGTAGTCTCAAAAAGAAACAGGCACTTCTAACATAACAAATTTTCATAATTTAATCAACAAGTTATAGATTTATAATAAAGGGAACCAAATGTTCTCAAGTAGAAAAACTAGTGGTTGTTGATAttgtacaataataataatcttaataataataataataattctagtATCCAAaggattttcattttgttttaattttcagggaggtgttttttttttttaaacattgttgaATAAAAATGGTTTTCTTTTTGAGGTTGTTAACTGACAATAATGGCTTCTGTGTTTTCTGGCTGCTTGTACAATTCTAATAATATTGCAGTGCTGCTGTATTTAGATCAAaccactgttttgttttacagttttgttttggaacttttttaaaaaagaaaaataaattcttttaTTTAAGTATATGCAAAATGCTTGttcttttccatcttcttcaAAGGCCCTTTTGCTGGTTATCTGCTTGTGATTAAGCTGGGCCAATTGCTCAATCAATGTGTAAAAATACTTATAAGGTAAAAACAACGGTTATGTTAAATAATTTCTACTGATTCTAATAGGAGATCCCACAGATGGTTGAAATCCAGGTGTGGCCTTTTGTTTTAGAATAAATGAAAAACTGAACTAAATTATTTTGATGAGCACTCCAATATGACCCTTTTTAGATTTTCCCACCATTTTTGGAAGAAGCAATCATTTTCTTCACAAATGCCCTTGAATGAGGCAACATTTGAGGCATTCTGGAGGAAATAAAATCACAACCATCAAGAGTGATGGCTAAAAATCGCTGTCCTTGTTGGTGGGAGATTTTAAGCTCTCCAATAGCTGGGAATAGTGAAACAAACATAATATTATGGAACGAGGAAATTGAGCAAAAATGAGTACCCATGAACATATAATGGAAATGTGAATATTCTAAATGACTGAATATTtgcatagcattctgaccaatgAAAATGATTCTTGAGTCATGATTTTTGtgttctaattagagatggggtattcgtatacaaatatgaatatccccgtgcagctggagCATACCTCTGTGTACTCACATGTCTGGAGGTGGCGGCAGCCTCACTCAtctttccaatcactcccagagccccgctctcttcctgctcggctagctACTCCAGGCAAGTCTCCCTAcatggctgccaagtggctagTCAAGCAGGAAGAAAGCGGgactccaggagtgattggaaggatgagtgatgCTGCCAGCGGACACGtcagtggatggtccagccccggggtcagaccctcattaactctagctgcatggggatattcatattcgtatatgaatacgaatacccccagcTCTAGTTGTAATCTATGAGCACAAATGGGGCCTATGACTaaacagtggtttggggatcatCCTGGTTGAAAataatgtggatccatgaggatccatgcatcagatccatgttttgcaccactgcaaaaccatgAGCTGAggaacccatgatttctgtggtgcagtttgttggaacAAATGGGCCTTATGACTGGATAGTGGTTTCGGGatgatcctatgtaaaaatcatgtggatccaagaattgctggatatctcagtggttcaGTCTCTGGGTATGAAGGCAGAAGTTGGGAACCCAAatccccactatgcttccttgtcaggggctggactaaggtggttgttgttgtcTGTGTCTTGGAttggtgtttttgcaccactgcaaagccatgcactggaaGACCCgtgatttctgtgttgtaatctATAGGCACAAATGGGGCCTGTGAATGGACAGCGGTTTCAGGATAATCCTGCATAAAAATCTTGTGCCTCTGTGATCCATATGTCAGATCAATGCTTTTGTAAGACTGCAAAGACATGCACTGGGGGACCCgtgatttctgtgttgtaattTATGGACACAAATGGGGCCTAtgactggacagtggtttggagatgatcctatgtaaaaatcatgtggattcataAGGATCTGTGCTTCAGATGCCAATTTTCACATGACTGCAAAGCCCTGTGCTGAAGGATCCTCAATAGCTGTGATTTAGCgtgtgggcagagatggggcCTATGATTGGCCAGTGGTTTGGGGGCGGTCCTACACAATGTTCCCACtatttttcagccccattgtGTGTGAGCCTCACCCTGTGTGCACATGGAGGATGGTGTTTCTTCTGAAACTGGAAGTAAACAAACAATGGGGCTCTGCGCATGTGCAGCTTAGAGGAAAGGTTGATCCTACATAAACGTGTGGATCCAAGAGGATCCATATGTCAGGGCCATAGGCCCTGAAGAACCCTAATTTCTGTGTTTTACTGTGTGGGCAGAGATGGGCTATATGATTGGATAGTGGCTTGCATATGATCCTACATCAAAATCATGCGGATTCATGAGGATCCAagcatcagatccatgtttttgcaccactgcaaagccatgatCTCTATAGTGTAACCTATTTATTTGACTAATAGAACACTTTTAGTTCCTAAGAGCAAAATATATGGCTTCACTATTGTGGAGCCATAATTGATGAAATGAGAAATTATTGAATTATGAAAATGAATGCAGCAATGTTTTGCAGTCCTAATTTTCTGTTAACGTTGGTATGATCATAATACTTAACTATTTCCTGGACACTACTTGTTGGGGCAAAACGATTATCAGGATACCTTCTGCTTGTATATGTTTTGCTCTCTCTGTTCACACAAGACAGAGCTTTGTGAACTGTAACACAAAGATCAGGGAGAATATGTGCACATGAGTTCAAGGACTTCTACTTCATTTCTTAAACAGTTGTAATTGAAGCAGGATTGATTATTCTTTGGATCCATTCGATAATATCTGTCTGATGATCTATGCAAAATTTCTTCAGGGGGTAaacattaaaatgtatatttgcaaTAGTTCTGTTATTCAGAATCGCACATCACTATCTAAAATGACGAGATGCATCTGCAAGCCACTGCTCTGTGTTTTTTAATGCCTATATGAGCATAAGCAGACTTCTTAATGCAAAAACATTTTAGTTATTAAGGAAAGAACTAGAGGCTACAATCCTACTGCAATCCTATTTATCCCCATGGAATGCAATATAAATGTAAAGAATTGCACAGCAAATTATAGAAGAGTGCTGCAAAAGTATGTTTTTCTCTTCTTAGAAGATATTTTCTGCATTGAGAAAGCTCTTTGTGCCTATGATTCATATTTTCTAACTGGTGTTTTAGATATTATAATTGATTATCTTCcatataaaaaaaatcatttatttagctgggaagtttttcctgatattcaactgacatctagtttttttttgttttttctttttcttttctttctttttttcttcctttttttgctgtTATTGAGTTTATGAATCTTATGCTTCTGGAAAGTGGTTTCAGACAAGAGAGCAGACTTATTCTACAAGTATTCATCTTGGTATGACTCTTTGCTTACTCAGATATATGTCTAACTAAAATAAATTAGCCTTAATCCCTCAATAAATGGGCACAGGAAATTAATATACCCATATTCATTATGAAGCAGAGGTTACGGGGGTTACTTGCTTGAACTACGACTTCCAGAATCTTTCAGAGAACATGGTCAGTAATTGTTTTGGCTCAGGGAGTCTGGAtggtataatttatttattgaaaatgtaTTTGAGTCCTGCTATGAATCTCATCCTCCATATAACACAGCAATGAAACAAAGCCGCAGCTAATGGGAAGGGGGGGTAGCAAAGTTGATGACACACTGGATTGGCACTTGCTGGTTTGTGTCTGTGTGCAAAATGTCAAATTTAATTCAGTTAAGCTAGAATACTTTCTAATTATAATATTCCAGCTTGTTGACACCTTGTTCCCCACACCCTGCCATGACTTTTGAAGCTTGCTTTCACTTTCCCCTGGCATCAGCAAAAACTGAGAATAATATAACAGTCATCTCAGGGGAATATTACCAGAAGCACAATGTGTAtgataaaattatttatttatttatttatttatttatttatttatttatttatttatttatttatttatttatttatttatttatttatttatttatttatttatttaacttatatgctgcccacactacccgtaggtctctgggcggcttacagcatttaaaatacaataaaaaggcaaaataaaagggcaaaagaattaaaatgcaattaaaatatatattctaaaaattgccatcagacctacagctgatattatttcagttaaaagccatttggaacaggaaggttttgacctggcgccgaaatgtcatcagcgtcggcgccagacaaatctcagtcgggagggcattccacactctggaggcagctgccgaaaaggccctttcacTACAAGCCcttcctcttacctccttaagggatggctctttcaaaagggcccccggttagatcttaactgtcgggtaggttcatatggaaggaggcggtccttcaggtatccagggcccaagcaaAAGCAGTGTATACAGATACTTTATATGACccttctttcccccatttttgttCTCTAAGGTAAGTTTGACTGAGTACTGATTGATTCCAGATACACTTTGTGACCGAGCAAGGATGTCACTTGGTCTGATTGCATGTGAGTCCTGAAATCACACTCCCTCAATCCAAAGCAGAGACTTTCCAGCTAGCGgcgatttgctgctgctgctaatgccGTGTCATCAGTATTGCTATACAACAGGATCTTGGCTAATGGTGGAATGATAATGCAACAATGAATGTGCATTATGTGCGTAATTTGAAATGTAGGTTTGGCTAGGACTGAGTGACCCAAAGATACCAAGTAAACTTTGTGATTGAGGAGATTTGGGCTCATCCCTTCTTGGACCAAATCCAACACTCACACCATTAAGTTCTATTTTGGCTCCCTGAGATCCTTGATTACTGTATAAATGCATTCAGGTTATTGGCCAGTAACCTATTTTGTAGATTCACTGGGGTAGCGGGACTGATGTCAATGGCAACAACATGTTGCTAATTATAGAGTCCATGCTTCAGTTTTGGAGTGTACCCAACTTCATCTCATCGTACATGAGTTGTGTGTACCCTGGAATCCTTTAATTATGAGTAATTTACCATGGATGTCATTTCTGAAACACTGATGTAGCTCCACatcaggatactggccattggtagaaaaataatataatgatgaacagggatggggactcaagctGCGAGtttcgctgtcaagttggactagTGACTTGACTCAAACTCAACTCGGTTTGTTTCAGTGTCTCAGACTtaactcatgacttggaacccacccctcccttttttctgggctaaagagctttttttaaatagagactCGGGCTtggaacttggacccaaagacttgccagcatccctgataATGAATGTGCCAAATTTGCCTAATGTGAAATATCTGCATTAATTATCAGATTATACAAATTTGGATCGTATGCCAATTGGATTTGCGTTAAGCTACCCAGGTGTAGAGAACACAAATATGGCACCTCTGTGGAAGACAGACTGGCGCAAGATACCTACAGACACAATGCAACATGCCAAGGaatcactatatatatatagtgctcCCTTCTTCATGCATCCCACATtcaaacatatgtatatatttgaatGTGGGATGCATGCAGAAGGGAGCAGGAGGAGCCCTATCactttgctttttggactaccTCCTTGCAAAACTCTGAAAAACCTATGCACTGGGAAGTCTGGCACCTGGTCACTGAAGATGATACTGTAAACTTCAAACACATCGAGGCAATGACTACATAAACCAAAATGGCTCACTGTTTGTTATTTTAACAGAATGATCATAGGATGGGCTGCCCAGGATTCCAATAATATGCATGCCCATTTTCAAGTGTCTAGCTTTCATGACTTGGGAGTTATGAGTCTGAGGGACAGACACACACCCTCTTACTGTATTAAAGaacattacatttttatcctttatttcCTCCCAGTGTCTCAAGGCAGAATGCATTGTTCTCCATCCCATGTTTATACTGATTTCATTTTCACAATGACTTACCTGAGATACATTATGCTGACAGACCATGGCTTGTCCAGTGCCACACATGCTGAATGCTGGGGTATTCTGTGACATAAATATCTGGATTTGGAAGAACCTGGGGCATGTCTGTGTGTGAGGCGCCTTACATTTTCTCATGGAGCCTCAACAGAAGCTCAATGTAAAATGTAATGGCATTTATTTGCCCCTGGGAAATGAATGACTGTTTTCATTTATGCAAAAGaaagtaaatatatatttaaagacattttgggtgtgtaaagaaaaatacatgaTTTGTAAGTAACAGGTACATGCGATATGATATTCTGCCAGCATCTGATTGGTAttaatacatacagtatgtgatCGCTTAACAATATAACAAATTAAGCTAAATCCTGCCAAGATATGTCAACAAGCCTAAAACATATTTGTTTTGAATTCTGTGACAAATATTTAACATTCAGACTGCAAATCTGAATATTGTTTCAAATATTGTTTTGACCTTTGAAAAACGGGGCACATTTCCAATGTTTTCAATTAGGACTTTCAGAGCTTATTGCTGTCTAATGAAAGCAGTACCTATGGAAAAGCAGCTCCCTAAAATACATATAATTTCCCAAGGTAAACCAAGAAACACAATAATTTGGACCTAGATGAAATTAGATAAAAATCTTTGCAGTGTATTATTAGGATTAAAAACATAGCTGAATTAGGAAAAGACACAGAATAGAGCCTGAACTATATATTCTATGTAAATTGTTCCAGCATATGGATTAACATTGTCTCATTGTGGCAGATTATGCAAGCACACACTGTCCGTGTATTTAATGTAAAATGCAACATAGCAAATGTCCTATTCACACAAATGTGTTCAAAGTTCTCCAGACCTTATGAGTAAGACACCGCTTTTGAATCATCTGTCTGTCCATTTCTAGGAACTGTTCTTTGTGTCTTCTGCAAGTGCTAATTTTTATTTCAGCTGCACAAGCATCTGTAGAGGAGTATTGATGCTCATGGCCAAACTTTCCAGATAGGTCCTCTCACAACAGTTCTGGTCAGTGCCTTGGTGGTCACTGCTCATTGTCATGCCTTCGTTGACTTGATCTGCAGCATCACTGGTGTCTTCAGTCAGCTTCAGGTGACTGGCCTGTATCAAGGCACTACAGCTGCTTCTCCGCCTCAATCCCTGGCTGAAAGAATTTGGGCTCTGGTTCTCGTCAACATAGCCTTTTGTCTTGCCATTTGCCTTGTTGGTTTCATAGTTTCTAAGCTCCATGAGCTTCTCATTGTAATATTCTTGCAAAGTTTTGTCACAAAAGCTACTCTTCGTTTTGCACTGCCGGTTAGTAAAATGATCTGTAGAGTGTCCCAGGTTTCTGTTTTGATCCACCTGTCTTAGAAGGTTTTCAGATCTTTTTCTTCCCAGGTCCTGCAGCACAAAATTGGAAGCTCTGGAGTAATTCCTCTgcttcaaaagaaagaagaaatacgTAAGttaagaaaaacattgtttttagaTGTCATTTGAAATTATTGTTTTTCATCATCAATAACATCAGTAGAGCAGCCTGCTAATCTATGCAGGGGAACCTTTCAAATGATGTGTGAATTAACAACCGCCCCATAAAGACTGGGAAGCCTATCCAACATGGACCTTGTTTATATTTCCCCATCTTATATGACCAGTACTGTATTAAAGTTCTCCCCTTGAGCAGAAATGAGAATTTCGCAGACTTCTCACCCCACATTCGAAGTATGCCAAATCACTATTTGTATCCATGACAAATCATTCAGCCAATACCTAAATCTCACAAAACCTGAAATTTGGCTAAGGGCCAACAAGTCACAAAGAAACAATAAGTTGAGTTCCTAATTGCACTTTACGGTTTATTCATAAAATCTGCTGTATCTATGTAGTAGGTTGAGTACAGGGCATGCCCCCTTTGAACTGACTTCATCCTCACTCTCCAGGAAGTAGTAATTCGACCTGGATTATCTGCCTGAAATGGATTACAGTAGAAGTTTATTTGCTTCCTCTAAGCAGACTTCCATGTTTCTTGTGTCATCTCCCATTCCATTACAGGGCAAAGGCTGTGATTTTGTCCAGCCTCTTATTCTCTTCCTTGTCTTGAAATGGCCAGAGTTCTCTAGCTACCAGCCACTAATTATTGATGTGATCCCCATGAACCACTGGCAAAGCCACAACAGCTTGTCTAGAAATTATGTATTAATTAATGTAGGAATTCCTAGTTAAAGTAATATTAATTAAGTGTTAGCTAGAGAAAATAACACAATTCCTTGTCATTTCAGTATATGAAAAACCACCGGTAACGTCACACAAATCGACCTAATATTGAGATTATCTTTTGCCAAAATTCTTGGTCAAAAGCCAGAAATATAAATGGTCCAGTTCCATAATTAAGGAGGAaagcggggggaggggagggtaaTTCCAGATAATGGAATAATTATTGCAGGCACACAGCTTGAAAAAGTTCTGTTTGTGAACGACTGTATCCAGAAGCCACCAGCCTTCATGGCGAGTAGTCACATTACCTGGAGAATTCAAGGCACTCTAGCTCCATTGACACAACTCTCCCTAGCTCTGCACAGGCCCAGTACATTTTGGTAATACCCTTCTTTAGGGTCCATGCATACAAATATGTGACAGGGAGTGAGATAAATATGATGAAATCAGCCCATTTAACCATTGTTTCCGACATGATATTTCTAAGTCAAGCCATGGAAGAGAAatgggaaaatgtatttttcccatttctcccaaaatgtttcttttatgcAGTGCTGTAACAGATAACCCATCTGAATCTCATGAATTTGATTagattttaaattattgcaaAAATGCTCCTCATACACACCTTGATATCCTGGAAGCCTGGATATTCCGGGATACTTGGCAAGATGCACATGCTCATACTATTTGAACGTCTTCGTGCTGTTAACCGCCGGGACTTGCTCTTGGAAAGATGACATTGTCCTGGATCCATTGCCTTTTCACTGCGGTAAAACAGTTTACAGTCTTTCAGAAGGCAGGCCTTTGAATATAGGCTTGAATCACTTTGCTCCATATCGACACCTTTGCAAAGGTTTCAGTACCAAACAACCTCTGTCTTACCACAACTTTAACAATCAATCATTGAAAAACTTCAGAGAAGCTGCCGTGAAAGGCGTGCACACAGCTCCAGCAACAATCACAGTGGAAGGTgctggaaaagatgcagacaTGCACACCCTCTGGGCCGCCTGGCAGTCTGAAATGCTGTGGCCCTTGAAGCTGTATTTATCGTCTGTCGGCTCTTCATGGGATGACAACAAAGCCAAGTCACCGACGCAAATGGGGGTTTAGGTGTTGGGAATTTgcagggattatgggagctctGCCTTCTGGTGTTAAATTCCCCTTTGCCGTCAGACCATACCAGGCTTGATGCATGTGCTGACGTGATGGCAATTAGAGTGGATCAAGAGTGGGACAGTCCTTACGAGCAGAGCACCAATACACTCGGATGACATCAGTGAGCACAGATCACAGATCCTGAGACATTTGCTCTGGCCCACAGCTTAGCAAAACATTTATGAGCTTAACGTGCGATAATGCCAGAATGTGAGCCCTATTAACCCACAGGTCAAAATGTAGGGCAGTGTGCATGGGGGCGGGGGCAGATGGGTGGCATATTGGGAAttagctgggtttttttaatcttaaaaagATGTCAAGCAGTTCTGTTCTACTAAGTTACCTTATACAATTGGTGTCTGCTCCATACTGAAGAAGCACTAACTTTCTACGTGCACACTTTGTAACTCATCACACAAGTCATACAGACACTCCTATTGCAGATTCCTCAGCTAAACGAAAGCTCTGAAGGTCCAGTTGTATGATCATATCCTGCATTTTACTAGTAAGGCTTACTTAATGCCTTCAAATTTTGCTTAAAAATATTGCTCAGCTCCTTGTACTAACTGAGGCACAGCTTTAATAATCTTTATAAATTGTCCCAAATTTTTATCTGCAATCCTGTTCCTGTAATTAAGCTTCATGGAACTCTGGGAAAGTGTTTCCTGAGTCAACAAGCAGAATCTTGGAAGAAGTCACTGTTTTGACCGAAACTCCCACAAGTAGTTGTAatcttaaaaaaattacttttgagtCTTGTGtctaaactgcaggactgcagtcaatactgcagtcaaggctctgctcGTGCCCTGAGTTTGATCcaaatggattcaggtagctggctcaagtttGACTCAACCTCCTATCCTTTTGAtgatggtaaaatgagtacccagcttgctaggggtgatatgtatagcctgcataattaaattataacacCCCCCCGAAGACTGCTTTAAGCTCTATGAGGTGGTATACAAGTAGCAGGCTTTTGCTTTTCTAAACTCTGAAGCTAGGATTGCATTCTTAATGACCACCATATTCTGACAGAATGTTTTAATGTCTCTAAGCCAAAGTGTTGAACACATGTTCAACCATGGAACAATGGCAACTGAAACTGTCACGTCGTGGGATGCAGCTCAGATAAAAATAACAGTGTTCTATTTAACCATATATTAGTGATagaatacttttatatttattGCATCATTATTAAGCTCTGCAGACATACACAGGGAAAGAGAGACTTAATGCATCCACACAAATCCTGAAACTGCTACTCTGCACATCTTTCACCCAAATATattcccaaggctgggaagcattgACCTATTCAGTTTCTGTTGGACTGCAACCCATCGGCTCCCCTCCTCATAACTTAATGGTGTGACTGATAGGACTGTACATCTACATCATCAGGAGAGCCACAGGTTCTCCATCCTTCCCTTAGGCAAATGCAAGGAGCTAATTAGGACTTGGTTGTCCTGAACTGAGGTTGACAAGAAAATCAATGgccaaaaaaaatctttcttgcaTTATTTGATTCAAGGAGCATAGGCCAATCAagctaaacagaaaaaaaaactgcaaat from the Pogona vitticeps strain Pit_001003342236 chromosome 3, PviZW2.1, whole genome shotgun sequence genome contains:
- the LOC110075347 gene encoding uncharacterized protein LOC110075347 isoform X2, with the translated sequence MEQSDSSLYSKACLLKDCKLFYRSEKAMDPGQCHLSKSKSRRLTARRRSNSMSMCILPSIPEYPGFQDIKRNYSRASNFVLQDLGRKRSENLLRQVDQNRNLGHSTDHFTNRQCKTKSSFCDKTLQEYYNEKLMELRNYETNKANGKTKGYVDENQSPNSFSQGLRRRSSCSALIQASHLKLTEDTSDAADQVNEGMTMSSDHQGTDQNCCERTYLESLAMSINTPLQMLVQLK
- the LOC110075347 gene encoding uncharacterized protein LOC110075347 isoform X1 → MEQSDSSLYSKACLLKDCKLFYRSEKAMDPGQCHLSKSKSRRLTARRRSNSMSMCILPSIPEYPGFQDIKQRNYSRASNFVLQDLGRKRSENLLRQVDQNRNLGHSTDHFTNRQCKTKSSFCDKTLQEYYNEKLMELRNYETNKANGKTKGYVDENQSPNSFSQGLRRRSSCSALIQASHLKLTEDTSDAADQVNEGMTMSSDHQGTDQNCCERTYLESLAMSINTPLQMLVQLK